DNA sequence from the Actinomycetota bacterium genome:
ATCTCCACGAGCTCGATCTCGAACGTCAGCGCCTTGCCCGCGAGGGGATGGTTGAAGTCCAGCACGGTCTCGTCGGCCTCGATGGCAGCGACCGTCGCGCGCGACGGGCCCTGCGGCGTCATGACGGTGACCTGGTCGCCGACCTCGGGCGCGGACCGCACGCCCCCTTCGTCGAAACGGCTCACGCGCTCGGTGGGCACGCGCACCTGCCAGTCGGGGTTGTGCTGCCCATACGCCTCGTCCACGGGGACGGTGACCGTGACGCTGTCGCCCGGCTCGAGGCCGGTGACCGCCGCATCGAACCCGCGGATCACCTGACCGGCGCCGACGGTGAACTCGAGGGGCTCTCGCCCGGCGCTCGAGTCGAACTCGCTGCCGTCGTCGAGCGTGCCCCGGTAGTGCACGCGGACCGTGTCGCCGCTCGTTGCGCCCATGCCGCTCTCCGCTCCTCGCGCAAGTCGTGCGCGA
Encoded proteins:
- a CDS encoding peptidylprolyl isomerase; translation: MGATSGDTVRVHYRGTLDDGSEFDSSAGREPLEFTVGAGQVIRGFDAAVTGLEPGDSVTVTVPVDEAYGQHNPDWQVRVPTERVSRFDEGGVRSAPEVGDQVTVMTPQGPSRATVAAIEADETVLDFNHPLAGKALTFEIELVEIVGG